A single genomic interval of Mesoplodon densirostris isolate mMesDen1 chromosome 8, mMesDen1 primary haplotype, whole genome shotgun sequence harbors:
- the SGO2 gene encoding shugoshin 2 — translation MEYPVMETGSLFTSGIKRHVKEKRMSKAAKLNVSLASKIKTKIINNSSIFKISLKHNNRALAQALSREKENSRRITTEKMLLQKEVEKLNFENTFLRLKLNNLNKKLIEIEALMNNNLITAIEMSTLSEFHQSPFLLPSSKKKRVSKQCKLMRLPFARVPLTSNDDDDEDKEKMQCDDIMSKTSPDSPSLVSTQHNLELLFLKENDTNVCGVNDSKHISSIVDTLPKESHSHSDQSSRSSLMSEMKNAQSMSHREKSSPSNVTKRKKRVSSWESNNPADTPCVTDLDQQQISSPILNWNNEIKDCTNEANIKMQRNIMCLPASSESASEPIAEGMNPVQGTDDFQLQKTVYDDDMDLTASEVSKIVTVSTGTKNKRDNKNPNDCGMKTFRKVKDPSSEKKRERSKRQFKNSSDVNIEEKIKNGPERRSVVLGGKGDSEEPNFIFSTEQLTQLNMLKKITLHNGFDQDDRQSTQYNKKRKKIHVTDDQEETYSFSQSSDKFQQDSKFDMGPSSLAYKKSKTSRQTFVIHTLEKDNLFPNQKVKETTSENLGVTSEFQTAYLSNKDNGKLCDYETQNMLDLKKHVTDMQPTQQNESKINKKLRQKINRKTEIISEMNQILRDNAKDVQGPEKGNFSFQTREDKEIISGNLEVSNDFQKSGLSTSNNGNLCDCETQNILGLQKQITDVYPVQQNESKINKNLRQKVNRKTEIISKVNLLDNDKSGYCPEKGNSFFLTQDKELISENLEGTSEFHTPALASKDSRNLYDYDTQNVLGVKKHVYDIQPACQNESKIDKKLRQKVCRKTEIISEINQIYENDDKGMHNPEKGNLFSLTQKDKEIIPENLEDANEFQIADPSLRGNRNPCDYETQNLLGVKKHATDTGKQNESKINKSLRQKVSRKTEIILEMNQKNEFNDKGVHDTVKGAFFSLTPKDKETISENLEVTNECQTIYLPSKNNGNLYKTQNMLDLKKHVTDKQPAQQNKSKTNKKLRQKVNRKTEIISEMYQIYEDNDKDVHGQESYTKDLNFKINKSQQRLEGQGISGYCMEINNNEKENCGQISNPYKPVKKHGKESSGKAKNILAKGNNKPILHLTGSSQTSVSLEAGLKHTTDETDSDPGNQMELHKNPKQSTTTLNKKRDIPFMEVTKEGECQVKKVNKMTSKSKKRKTFVDPSPDSHELMEIISDTVQGISVESEYAVKEKNLENEEIVKIKPDFHTKMLKSLSQMNSPNRQDSSFNSIPEGSKPMSISSSKNLKENFALESSPIFQISDDVHEKMKKMKFKVNQRTQRSEIGVRMLQDLTNTSFVSNNTAKSENKLEDLSSELSSRRRRCTPLSLKEPSLKGKMRR, via the exons ATGGAGTACCCAGTGATGGAAACTGGTTCACTTTTTACCTCAGGAATTAAAAGAcatgtgaaagagaaaagaatgtcaAAGGCTGCTAAGTTGAATGTTTCTCTTGcttcaaaaatcaaaacaaaaataataa ACAATTcttctattttcaaaatttctttaaaacacaACAACAGGGCATTAGCTCAGGCTCttagcagagagaaagagaattctCGAAGAATTACAACTGAAAAGATGCTATTGCAAAAAGAAGTGGAAAAATTGAATTTTGAGAACACATTTCTTCGTCTAAAGCTAAATAATTTG AATAAGAAGCTTATAGAAATAGAAGCACTCATGAACAATAACTTGATAACTGCAATTGAAATGAGCACGCTTTCTGAG TTCCATCAGAGTCCCTTTCTTCTGCCAAGTAGCAAGAAGAAACGGGTTAGTAAACAGTGCAAATTGATGCGTCTTCCATTTGCAAG GGTACCATTAACttcaaatgatgatgatgatgaagataaagagaaaatgcagTGTGACGATATCATGTCAAAGACATCACCTGATAGCCCCTCTTTGGTATCAACTCAGCATAACTTGGAATtgttatttcttaaagaaaatgataCGAATGTTTGTGGTGTAAATGATTCAAAACACATTTCTTCTATTGTTGATACACTTCCCAaag aAAGCCATTCCCACTCAGACCAAAGTTCCAGGAGTTCTCTAATGAGTGAGATGAAAAATGCCCAGTCGATGAGCCACAGAGAAAAGTCATCTCCGAGTAATGTGACTAAAAGGAAAAAACGTGTATCATCTTGGGAATCAAATAATCCAGCAGACACTCCCTGTGTAACAGATTTGGATCAACAACAGATTTCAAGTCCAATATTAAATtggaataatgaaataaaagattGTACTAACGAAGCaaatattaaaatgcaaagaaacaTAATGTGCCTTCCTGCCTCATCTGAGTCTGCAAGTGAACCTATTGCAGAGGGCATGAATCCAGTTCAGGGTACTGATGACTTTCAGTTGCAAAAAACTGTGTATGATGATGACATGGATTTAACTGCTAGTGAAGTAAGCAAAATTGTTACAGTTTCAACAGgcactaaaaataaaagagataataaaaaCCCAAATGATTGTGGAATGAAAACTTTCAGAAAAGTGAAAGATCCAAGctctgaaaaaaagagagaaagatcaAAGAGACAATTTAAAAATAGCTCAGATGTGAATATTGAGGAAAAGATCAAAAATGGACCGGAAAGAAGATCTGTTGTCCTGGGTGGCAAAGGGGATTCAGAAGaaccaaattttattttcagtactGAACAGCTGACTCAGTTGAACATGCTGAAGAAAATAACCCTTCATAATGGCTTTGATCAGGATGACAGACAAAGTACACAGTataacaaaaagaggaaaaaaattcatgtaaCAGATGATCAAGAGGAAACATACTCTTTCTCCCAAAGTTCAGATAAATTCCAGCAGGACAGTAAATTTGATATGGGTCCAAGTTCTCTAGCTtataagaaaagtaaaacttCTAGACAGACATTTGTGATTCATACGTTAGAAAAAGATAACTTATTCCCAAACCAAAAGGTTAAAGAAACCACCTCTGAAAACCTAGGAGTCACAAGTGAATTTCAAACAGCTTATCTTTCCAACAAAGATAATGGAAAGTTATGTGATTATGAGACCCAAAATATGTTAGATTTGAAAAAGCATGTCACTGATATGCAGCCCACTcagcaaaatgaatcaaaaataaataagaagcttAGGCAGAAAATAAATCGGAAGACAGAGATAATTTCTGAAATGAACCAAATACTTAGGGATAATGCCAAAGATGTGCAAGGCCCAGAAAAAGGTAACTTTTCCTTCCAAACCCGAGAGGATAAAGAAATCATCTCTGGAAACCTAGAAGTTTCAAATGACTTTCAAAAATCTGGTCTTTCCACTAGCAATAATGGAAACCTGTGTGATTGTGAGACCCAGAATATATTGGGTCTGCAAAAGCAGATCACCGACGTGTACCCTGTTcagcaaaatgaatcaaaaaTTAATAAGAATCTCAGGCAGAAAGTAAATAGGAAGACAGAAATAATTTCCAAAGTGAATCTTTTAGATAATGACAAAAGTGGGTATTGCCCAGAAAAGGGTAACTCTTTCTTTCTAACCCAGGATAAAGAACTTATCTCTGAAAACCTAGAAGGCACAAGTGAGTTTCACACACCTGCTCTTGCTTCCAAAGATAGTAGAAACCTATATGATTATGACACTCAAAATGTTTTGGGGGTGAAAAAGCATGTTTATGATATACAACCTGCTTgtcaaaatgaatcaaaaataGATAAGAAGCTTAGGCAAAAGGTATGTCGGAAGACAGAAATCATTTCTGAAATCAACCAAATATATGAGAATGATGACAAAGGAATGCATAACCCAGAAAAAGGTAACTTATTTTCTCTAAcccaaaaagataaagaaatcatCCCTGAAAACCTAGAAGATGCAAATGAGTTTCAGATAGCTGATCCTTCCCTCAGAGGTAATAGGAATCCATGTGATTATGAGACTCAAAACCTTTTAGGGGTGAAAAAGCATGCTACTGATACTGGGAAGCAAaatgaatcaaaaataaataagagtctCAGGCAGAAAGTAAGTCGGAAGAcagaaataattttggaaatgaaccaaaaaaatgaatttaacgACAAAGGTGTACATGACACAGTAAAAGGCGCCTTCTTTTCCCTAACCCCAAAGGATAAAGAAACCATTTCTGAAAACCTAGAAGTCACAAATGAATGTCAAACAATTTATCTTCCGAgcaaaaataatggaaatttaTATAAGACCCAGAATATGTTGGATTTGAAAAAGCATGTCACTGATAAGCAACCCGCTCAGCAGaataaatcaaaaacaaataaGAAGCTTAGGCAGAAAGTAAATCGGAAGACAGAAATAATTTCTGAAATGTACCAGATATATGAGGATAACGATAAAGATGTGCATGGCCAAGAAAGCTATACAAaagatcttaattttaaaataaataaatctcaacaAAGACTTGAAGGCCAAGGTATTAGTGGATACTGTATGGAAAtcaacaataatgaaaaagaaaattgtggTCAAATTTCAAATCCTTACAAACCAGTTAAAAAACATGGGAAAGAATCATCAGGCAAGGCAAAGAACATTTTGGCAAAAGGTAACAACAAACCTATTTTGCACTTAACAGGTTCTTCACAGACGTCTGTTTCCTTAGAAGCAGGTTTAAAACACACTACTGATGAGACAGATTCTGACCCTGGAAACCAAATGGAACTACATAAGAATCCAAAGCAAAGCACTACAACTCTGAATAAAAAGAGAGATATCCCCTTCATGGAAGTGACAAAGGAAGGAGAGTGCCAGgtcaaaaaagtaaataaaatgacatccaaatcaaagaaaaggaagacCTTCGTAGATCCTTCTCCAGATAGTCATGAACTAATGGAGATAATATCTGACACCGTTCAGGGAATATCAGTTGAATCTGAATAtgctgttaaggaaaaaaatttggaaaatgaggaGATTGTCAAAATTAAGCCAGACTTTCACACAAAAATGTTGAAATCTTTATCTCAGATGAATTCACCTAACAGACAAGATTCTTCCTTTAACAGTATTCCTGAGGGTTCAAAACCTATGAGTATTTCTTCTagtaaaaatctgaaagaaaattttgCTCTGGAGAGCTCACCCATCTTTCAAATAAGTGATGATGTGCATgagaagatgaagaagatgaaATTTAAAGTCAACCAGAGAACACAAAGATCAGAAATAG GTGTTAGAATGCTACAGGACTTGACAAATACCAGTTTTGTTTCAAATAACACTGCTAAATCTGAAAACAAGTTAGAAGATCTATCTTCAGAGCTGTCAAGCCGAAGAAGAAGATGTACTCCTCTCTCTTTAAAAGAGCCAAGTCTCAAAGG GAAGATGAGAAGATGA